In Opitutaceae bacterium TAV5, one genomic interval encodes:
- a CDS encoding 2-C-methyl-D-erythritol 4-phosphate cytidylyltransferase — translation MSRTAAILLAAGSSRRMQGAIEDKILAPLAGRPVFHHSASAFLESGVADFYVVVYRDQRQMIELSAYAPTPAVFVRGGRERQDSVAAALDALPPDIGYVFIHDCARPFVRPEQLVGLFKVVKKEHAVVLAHRVTDTIKEHRDSGHLRNLDRERLWAMETPQVFDRDLITRAYEKVRARKLRITDDAAAVELLKHPVALLENTTPNPKLTTPADLPWFEFLLAGAQ, via the coding sequence ATGAGCCGCACCGCCGCCATTCTCCTCGCCGCCGGAAGCAGTCGCCGCATGCAGGGCGCGATCGAGGACAAGATCCTCGCCCCGCTCGCCGGACGCCCTGTTTTTCACCACTCGGCCTCGGCCTTTCTTGAAAGCGGCGTGGCGGATTTTTACGTCGTGGTGTACCGGGACCAGCGTCAGATGATCGAGCTCTCGGCCTACGCGCCGACGCCCGCGGTGTTTGTGCGCGGGGGACGCGAGCGGCAGGATTCCGTGGCCGCCGCGCTCGACGCGCTGCCGCCGGACATCGGCTACGTTTTTATCCATGACTGCGCCCGTCCGTTCGTGCGTCCCGAGCAGCTTGTCGGCCTGTTCAAGGTCGTGAAAAAGGAGCACGCCGTCGTGCTTGCGCACCGGGTGACCGATACCATCAAGGAGCACCGCGACAGCGGGCACCTGCGCAATCTCGACCGCGAACGCCTCTGGGCGATGGAGACGCCGCAGGTGTTTGACCGCGACCTCATCACCCGGGCGTACGAGAAGGTGCGCGCGCGCAAGCTCCGGATTACCGACGACGCCGCGGCGGTGGAATTGCTCAAGCACCCGGTGGCCTTGCTGGAAAACACCACGCCGAATCCGAAACTGACGACGCCGGCCGACCTGCCGTGGTTCGAGTTTCTGCTGGCGGGAGCGCAGTGA
- a CDS encoding orotidine 5'-phosphate decarboxylase: MSCELILALDVPTREEAAPLLKKLRGSLRRVKIGLQMFTAYGPDYVRAVADEGFDLFLDLKLHDIPNTVAKAVESLASLPIGMLTLHASGGREMMQAALKAQQQTRPDLLLLGVTVLTSMDAAGLTELGIGAEPAVQVSRLGGLAASAGLRGLVCSPLEVGLLRGQLPADVKLVTPGIRPAGKAGGDDQKRVMTPTDAARAGSSYIVVGRPILNAPDPAAAARAIQDELRNAELPNADCGLRNAE; this comes from the coding sequence ATGTCCTGCGAACTCATTCTCGCTCTCGATGTGCCCACGCGCGAAGAAGCCGCGCCTCTTTTGAAAAAACTCCGCGGCTCGCTCCGCCGGGTGAAAATCGGACTCCAGATGTTTACCGCCTATGGTCCCGACTACGTGCGCGCGGTCGCCGACGAGGGGTTTGATCTTTTTCTCGATCTCAAGCTGCACGACATCCCCAACACCGTGGCCAAGGCAGTCGAGTCGCTGGCGTCGCTCCCGATCGGGATGCTCACCCTCCACGCGTCCGGCGGACGCGAGATGATGCAGGCCGCGCTCAAGGCGCAGCAACAGACCCGCCCCGACCTGCTTCTTCTCGGCGTCACCGTGCTCACCTCGATGGACGCCGCCGGGCTCACGGAACTCGGCATCGGCGCGGAGCCGGCCGTGCAGGTGTCGCGTCTCGGCGGCCTGGCGGCCTCGGCGGGTTTGCGCGGGCTGGTGTGTTCGCCGCTCGAAGTCGGCTTGCTGCGCGGCCAGCTTCCGGCTGACGTGAAACTCGTGACGCCCGGCATCCGCCCGGCGGGCAAGGCAGGCGGCGATGACCAGAAGCGCGTGATGACGCCGACCGACGCCGCCCGTGCCGGTTCGAGCTACATCGTGGTGGGCCGGCCGATTCTCAATGCGCCCGATCCCGCCGCCGCCGCCCGCGCCATCCAGGACGAATTGCGAAATGCGGAACTGCCAAATGCGGATTGCGGATTGCGGAATGCGGAATAA
- a CDS encoding LysR family transcriptional regulator: MTQIIDSRKLLAFITLTQVGSFTAAARELNLTQSAISHAIAGLERDLGTRLFNRLGRTVTITASGTKLLEHTNVIMNEMKLARENLAALKTAKE; this comes from the coding sequence ATGACTCAAATCATCGACAGCCGCAAACTGCTCGCTTTTATCACCCTCACGCAAGTCGGCAGCTTCACCGCCGCCGCCCGCGAGCTTAACCTCACGCAGTCCGCCATCAGTCATGCGATTGCCGGCCTCGAGCGAGACCTCGGCACACGCCTTTTCAACCGCCTCGGCCGCACCGTCACGATCACGGCTTCCGGCACCAAGCTGCTCGAGCACACCAACGTCATCATGAACGAAATGAAGTTGGCCAGGGAAAACCTCGCGGCCCTGAAAACGGCCAAGGAGTAG
- a CDS encoding ATP-dependent helicase, with protein sequence MSAFRIDFPPELPISSRAGEIVDLIGQHPVLILAGETGSGKTTQIPKMCLAAGRGRAGLIACTQPRRVAALSVSRRVAEELGVEWGRQVGCKIRFDDRTSRDTVIKFMTDGMLLAEVQGDPMLRAYDTIILDEAHERSLNIDFLLGHLRTLRFRRPELKIIITSATIDTQAFSHAFDDAPIIEVSGRTFPVEVIHEPLDGLGDDSAEGDEPEARSEALHYIDGAVEAVERVVRESRTDGGGDILVFMPAERDIREARELIEGRRLPDCEVVPLFGRLSNADQQRVFAPSQRRKIIVATNIAETSLTIPGIRFVIDTGLARVSRYSPQARTRRLPIEPVSQSSADQRKGRAGRVAAGVCIRLYSEKDYEGRPRFTQPEIQRANLADVILRMKAFGLGDIERFPFINMPAAKSIRAGYALLEEIGALEKPGAGAAADTSVLTPLGRELARLPVDPTVGRMILQAREEKAVREVLVIAAGLSIQDPRERPLEAREKADAAHRRFAHPDSDFLTLLNIWDAFHDEVDRLSQSRLRRFCKDHFLSYTRMREWRDVHAQLLDVLEQRRDFRLTSVFDGLKPHEITPDKEAFGTPAYRAIHRSILAGLLGNIASRDDENGGYKGTHDRRVAIFPGSVLFRREEKPKKHTDANRAASVKAAAADKRGPRWLLAAEIMETSRLYARTCARLDPLWALELGAHVVRVSHSDPFWNVDNGRVLVKQRTRLYGLELESRAVSYGRIDPAHATEIFIREGLVNDTITWPFPFLEHNRAVRAEVESLLTRTRDASYLNLDEAFFRFYAARLGTSLKAEEEKAGQKTGGEADATSRNSGFQPAAFPHGVSSVQELVKLARARAGADPDFLKIVPADLRDPEELRVDAEAFPEALPLQNTALPLNYAYKPGQADDGVTLDVHIRDAAALTPAALDWAVPGHLPERIEHCLRALPKELRRGFVPLAETSKTLAAAAAARDRLTGRRETLSQSLAACIAEKHGVRVDPALWTENETARPLPDHLRVRIRVLDDDGREICASRDLAEIHALLATRGREASRSVAQEDPENWRRARLRWEKAGQSAWTFGDIPARVPVGDLAGVPVFAFPGLKPTPAGDVSLRLFKTPEAAQASSREGIARLLELHLRHKLAWLQKDLRQLRELGALTATLASMNQLQDDAMAMLQRWLCDPARLPERRHSCRCDEAQRASPLAGASYEFPEPGDASRRHSGRYRGQRPTACHAAAPSIPPPSDTLLSAADFTAAAAKAEDDLRGLVPRLLDLLREILTLRQALLVHPQPYPGLEKDLAALLPSGFLRTTPWPRLRHLPRYLKAMKLRADRWRQNAPKDAERARTLAPYVTAYARGDGLDADARETLRWLVEELRVSLFAQELGTDGPVSPVKLDRMLAAWRQGKAAAAGDGPAGAPVPGSPVPTTPSPAPSPSPAPKTSPIVAAPVVRPAEKKSPMKSFGALDTLFRR encoded by the coding sequence GTGTCTGCGTTCCGCATTGATTTTCCGCCCGAACTCCCGATCAGCTCCCGCGCGGGAGAGATCGTTGATCTGATCGGGCAGCATCCGGTGCTGATTCTTGCGGGCGAAACGGGGTCGGGGAAAACCACCCAGATACCGAAGATGTGCCTCGCCGCCGGGCGCGGCCGGGCTGGCCTGATCGCCTGCACGCAGCCGCGGCGCGTGGCCGCGCTCTCGGTTTCCCGCCGGGTGGCCGAGGAACTCGGGGTGGAGTGGGGCCGGCAGGTGGGCTGCAAGATCCGGTTCGACGACCGCACCTCGCGGGACACGGTGATCAAATTCATGACCGACGGCATGCTGCTGGCCGAGGTGCAGGGTGATCCGATGCTGCGCGCCTACGACACGATCATTCTCGACGAAGCCCACGAACGGTCCCTCAACATCGACTTTCTCCTCGGCCACCTGCGCACGCTGCGTTTCCGGCGGCCGGAACTGAAGATCATCATCACTTCGGCCACCATTGATACGCAGGCTTTTTCGCATGCGTTTGACGATGCCCCGATTATCGAGGTCTCCGGGAGGACGTTTCCGGTCGAGGTGATCCATGAGCCGCTCGACGGACTGGGCGACGACTCGGCCGAAGGCGACGAACCGGAGGCCCGTTCCGAAGCGTTGCACTACATCGACGGCGCCGTCGAGGCCGTGGAGCGTGTCGTCCGCGAAAGCCGCACGGATGGCGGGGGCGACATCCTCGTGTTCATGCCGGCCGAGCGCGACATTCGCGAGGCGCGGGAACTGATCGAGGGCCGGCGGCTGCCCGACTGCGAGGTGGTGCCGCTCTTCGGCCGGCTCTCCAATGCCGACCAGCAACGCGTGTTCGCACCCTCGCAGCGGCGAAAGATCATCGTCGCGACCAATATCGCCGAGACCTCGCTGACCATTCCCGGCATCCGGTTCGTGATCGACACCGGGCTGGCGCGGGTGAGCCGCTACTCGCCGCAGGCGCGCACGCGACGCCTGCCGATCGAGCCGGTGTCGCAATCGAGCGCCGACCAGCGCAAGGGCCGCGCCGGCCGCGTGGCCGCGGGCGTGTGCATCCGGTTGTATTCCGAAAAGGACTACGAAGGGCGTCCCCGTTTCACGCAGCCCGAGATCCAGCGCGCCAACCTCGCCGACGTGATCCTGCGCATGAAGGCGTTTGGTCTCGGCGACATCGAGCGGTTTCCCTTCATCAACATGCCGGCGGCGAAATCCATCCGCGCCGGTTACGCGCTGCTCGAGGAAATCGGCGCGCTGGAAAAACCCGGCGCCGGGGCGGCGGCCGACACGTCCGTGCTCACTCCGCTCGGCCGCGAACTGGCCCGCCTGCCGGTCGATCCCACGGTGGGGCGGATGATTCTCCAGGCGCGCGAGGAAAAGGCGGTGCGCGAGGTGCTCGTCATCGCCGCCGGTCTCTCGATCCAGGACCCGCGCGAGCGTCCGCTCGAAGCCCGCGAGAAAGCCGACGCGGCGCACCGGCGTTTCGCGCATCCCGATTCGGATTTTCTCACCCTGCTCAACATCTGGGATGCGTTCCACGACGAGGTGGACCGGCTTTCGCAATCGCGCCTGCGCCGGTTCTGCAAGGATCACTTTCTCAGCTACACCCGCATGCGCGAGTGGCGCGACGTGCACGCGCAACTCCTCGACGTGCTCGAGCAGCGGCGCGACTTCCGGCTCACCTCGGTCTTCGACGGCCTGAAGCCGCACGAGATCACGCCGGACAAGGAAGCCTTCGGCACGCCCGCCTACCGCGCCATCCATCGCAGCATCCTTGCCGGCCTGCTCGGCAACATCGCCTCCCGCGACGACGAGAACGGCGGCTACAAGGGCACGCACGACCGCCGCGTGGCGATTTTCCCCGGCTCGGTGCTTTTCCGCCGCGAGGAAAAACCGAAAAAACACACCGACGCCAACCGCGCCGCCTCCGTCAAAGCCGCCGCCGCCGACAAACGCGGCCCGCGCTGGCTCCTCGCCGCCGAAATCATGGAGACCTCGCGACTCTATGCCCGCACCTGCGCGCGGCTCGATCCGCTCTGGGCGCTGGAACTGGGCGCGCACGTCGTCCGTGTTTCGCACAGCGATCCGTTCTGGAACGTGGACAACGGCCGCGTTCTCGTGAAGCAGCGCACGCGCCTCTACGGACTCGAGCTCGAATCGCGCGCCGTTTCCTACGGCCGGATCGACCCGGCGCACGCGACGGAGATTTTTATCCGCGAAGGGCTCGTCAACGACACGATCACCTGGCCGTTTCCGTTTCTCGAACACAACCGCGCCGTGCGCGCCGAAGTCGAGAGCCTGCTCACCCGCACCCGCGACGCCAGTTACCTCAATCTCGACGAAGCGTTTTTCCGATTCTACGCCGCCCGGCTCGGGACCAGCCTGAAGGCTGAAGAAGAGAAGGCCGGGCAGAAAACCGGCGGCGAAGCCGATGCAACCTCCCGAAACTCCGGGTTTCAGCCTGCGGCCTTTCCCCACGGCGTTTCCTCCGTGCAGGAACTCGTCAAGCTTGCCCGCGCCCGCGCCGGGGCGGACCCCGACTTCCTGAAAATCGTTCCCGCGGACCTGCGCGACCCGGAGGAACTGCGTGTCGATGCCGAGGCGTTTCCCGAGGCCCTGCCGCTGCAAAACACCGCGCTCCCGCTCAACTACGCCTACAAGCCCGGGCAGGCCGACGACGGCGTGACGCTCGACGTCCACATTCGCGACGCCGCCGCTCTCACCCCCGCCGCGCTCGACTGGGCCGTGCCCGGGCATCTGCCCGAGCGCATCGAACATTGCCTGCGCGCCCTGCCGAAGGAGCTGCGCCGCGGTTTTGTGCCGCTGGCCGAAACCTCAAAAACCCTCGCCGCCGCGGCCGCCGCCCGCGACCGCCTCACCGGCCGGCGCGAGACCCTCTCCCAATCCCTCGCCGCCTGCATCGCGGAAAAACACGGCGTGCGCGTCGATCCCGCGCTCTGGACCGAAAACGAAACGGCCCGACCGCTGCCCGACCACCTGCGCGTGCGCATCCGCGTGCTCGACGACGATGGCCGGGAAATCTGCGCCAGCCGGGATCTCGCCGAAATCCACGCCCTCCTCGCCACCCGGGGCCGCGAGGCGAGCCGGAGCGTGGCGCAGGAAGACCCGGAAAACTGGCGCCGCGCCCGCCTCCGCTGGGAAAAAGCCGGGCAATCCGCGTGGACCTTCGGTGACATCCCGGCGCGCGTGCCCGTCGGCGATCTGGCCGGCGTTCCTGTATTCGCTTTTCCGGGACTCAAGCCGACGCCGGCCGGGGATGTGTCGCTGCGCCTTTTCAAGACGCCCGAAGCCGCGCAGGCCTCTTCGCGTGAAGGCATCGCCCGGCTGCTGGAACTCCATCTGCGGCACAAACTCGCCTGGTTGCAAAAAGACCTGCGGCAGCTCCGCGAACTCGGTGCGCTCACCGCGACGCTGGCTTCGATGAACCAGCTCCAGGACGACGCGATGGCCATGTTGCAACGCTGGCTCTGCGACCCCGCGCGTCTCCCGGAGCGGCGGCATTCCTGCCGCTGCGACGAGGCGCAACGCGCCTCGCCTCTTGCCGGAGCAAGCTACGAATTTCCCGAACCGGGCGACGCTTCGCGTCGTCACAGCGGCAGGTACCGAGGCCAAAGGCCGACAGCTTGCCATGCCGCCGCTCCTTCAATCCCTCCGCCATCGGATACGCTTCTCTCCGCCGCGGACTTCACCGCCGCCGCCGCGAAGGCCGAGGATGACCTGCGCGGGCTCGTGCCGCGCCTGCTCGATCTGCTCCGCGAAATCCTGACGCTGCGCCAGGCGTTGCTCGTGCACCCGCAGCCGTATCCGGGTCTCGAAAAGGATCTCGCCGCGCTGCTGCCCTCCGGCTTCCTGCGGACGACACCCTGGCCTCGCCTCCGTCATCTGCCCCGCTACCTGAAGGCGATGAAACTGCGCGCCGACCGCTGGCGGCAGAACGCACCCAAGGACGCCGAACGCGCCCGCACCCTCGCGCCCTATGTGACCGCGTATGCCCGCGGCGACGGACTCGATGCCGACGCGCGCGAGACCCTGCGCTGGCTGGTCGAGGAACTGCGTGTGAGCCTCTTCGCGCAGGAACTGGGCACCGATGGCCCCGTCTCGCCCGTGAAACTCGACCGGATGCTGGCGGCCTGGCGGCAGGGGAAAGCCGCGGCGGCCGGCGACGGCCCGGCAGGCGCCCCCGTCCCCGGCAGTCCGGTCCCGACGACGCCATCACCGGCTCCCTCGCCGTCCCCGGCGCCGAAAACCTCGCCGATCGTGGCCGCGCCGGTCGTCCGCCCGGCGGAGAAAAAATCGCCGATGAAGAGTTTTGGCGCGCTCGACACCCTCTTCCGCCGCTGA
- a CDS encoding pyruvate phosphate dikinase (catalyzes the formation of phosphoenolpyruvate from pyruvate): MAVKTKKTAASRSSAKSSIKSASTKGSKNVKYVYTWGAGKADGDGGMKPLLGGKGANLAEMTRIGLPVPPGFTITTEVCTYYYANKKTYPASLQTQIEAGIRNMEKIMGTKFGDASGFPLLVAVRSGARDSMPGMMDTILNLGLNDQTVVALENATRNPRFAWDCYRRFIQMYGDVVLGVQKREGEDHEPFETVIHTYKHEVYHEDIEDSKLTAGDQQELVKRFKALVKERTGKVFPNDPWDQLRGAAGAVFGSWMNDRAIVYRRKYNIPTEWGTAVNVQAMVFGNTGDTSGSGVAFTRNPANGTNEFYGEFLINAQGEDVVAGVRTPEPVAELRKQMPKSYAELLKVRAILEKHFKDVQDIEFTIQEGKLFMLQTRNGKRTAAAALKFSIDMVKEKLIDWQTAILRNPADQLEQLLAPIFDLAEVKKAKVIATGLPAGPGAATGKIYFNADRAVSAAEKGEKVLLVRVETSPEDLRGMIAAEGILTARGGVSSHAALVARQMGKVCVCGAAAIQIDYDRKVATVAGQTFAEGDYLSIDGTAGTVYAGQIKTAPSEIIAGLLHGNKAAQKTQKYKDYAQLMAWCAKATKLQVRTNADTPEQAANAIAFGASGIGLTRTEHMFFEGDRIDAMREMILADTLEAREEALAKLLPYQRADFFGIFKALKGFPATIRFLDPPLHEFLPQSKEQQMDLARKLDIPVEKIMTRVHELHEFNPMLGFRGCRLGIKYPEITRMQARAVFEAAADALKKGIKAKPEIMIPLVGFKKELDLQVGIVHETAKAVQAEKKVKLTYSVGTMIEVPRGALTADEIAQTAEFFSFGTNDLTQTTLGMSRDDSGSFLGAYQENEIVKKNPFASIDQTGVGELIRIAIAKGNATRPGIKLGICGEHGGDPDSVKFCHRVGLAYVSCSPYRVPVARLAAAQAAVEEAFAAAKNAPAKKKK, encoded by the coding sequence ATGGCAGTCAAAACCAAGAAGACCGCGGCGTCCAGATCCTCCGCGAAATCCTCGATCAAATCCGCCTCCACCAAAGGCTCCAAAAACGTCAAGTACGTCTACACCTGGGGTGCCGGCAAGGCCGATGGCGACGGCGGCATGAAACCCCTCCTCGGCGGCAAAGGCGCCAACCTCGCCGAGATGACCCGCATCGGTCTTCCCGTGCCTCCCGGCTTCACCATCACCACCGAGGTCTGCACGTACTACTACGCCAACAAAAAGACCTACCCCGCCTCCCTCCAGACCCAGATCGAGGCCGGCATCCGCAACATGGAAAAGATCATGGGCACGAAGTTCGGCGACGCCTCCGGCTTCCCGCTGCTCGTGGCCGTCCGCTCCGGCGCGCGCGATTCCATGCCGGGCATGATGGACACCATCCTCAATCTCGGCCTCAACGACCAGACCGTCGTCGCCCTCGAAAACGCGACCAGAAACCCGCGCTTCGCCTGGGACTGTTACCGCCGGTTCATCCAGATGTACGGCGACGTCGTGCTCGGCGTGCAGAAGCGCGAGGGGGAGGATCACGAACCGTTCGAGACCGTCATCCACACCTACAAGCACGAGGTCTATCACGAGGACATCGAGGACTCGAAACTCACCGCAGGGGACCAGCAGGAACTCGTCAAGCGCTTCAAGGCCCTCGTCAAGGAACGCACCGGAAAAGTGTTCCCCAACGATCCCTGGGACCAGCTCCGCGGAGCGGCCGGCGCCGTCTTCGGCTCCTGGATGAACGACCGCGCCATCGTCTACCGCCGCAAATACAACATCCCCACCGAGTGGGGCACCGCCGTCAACGTGCAGGCCATGGTCTTCGGCAACACCGGCGACACCTCCGGCTCCGGCGTCGCCTTCACGCGCAACCCGGCCAACGGCACCAACGAATTTTACGGCGAGTTTCTGATCAACGCCCAGGGCGAGGACGTCGTTGCCGGCGTGCGCACGCCCGAGCCCGTCGCCGAGCTTCGCAAGCAGATGCCGAAGTCCTACGCCGAGCTTCTGAAAGTTCGCGCCATCCTCGAAAAACACTTCAAGGACGTGCAGGACATCGAATTCACGATCCAGGAAGGCAAGCTGTTCATGCTCCAGACGCGCAACGGCAAACGCACCGCCGCCGCCGCGCTCAAGTTCTCCATCGACATGGTGAAGGAGAAGCTCATCGACTGGCAGACCGCCATCCTCCGCAACCCGGCCGACCAGCTCGAGCAGCTCCTCGCTCCCATCTTCGATCTCGCCGAGGTGAAGAAGGCCAAGGTCATCGCCACCGGCCTTCCCGCCGGTCCCGGCGCCGCCACCGGCAAGATCTACTTCAATGCCGACCGCGCCGTCTCCGCCGCCGAGAAAGGTGAGAAAGTCCTCCTCGTGCGCGTCGAGACCTCGCCCGAGGACCTCCGCGGCATGATTGCCGCCGAAGGCATCCTCACCGCCCGTGGCGGCGTCTCCTCGCACGCCGCGCTCGTCGCCCGCCAGATGGGCAAGGTCTGCGTCTGCGGCGCCGCCGCCATCCAGATCGACTACGACCGCAAGGTCGCCACCGTCGCCGGCCAGACCTTTGCCGAAGGCGATTACCTTTCGATCGACGGCACCGCCGGCACCGTTTACGCCGGCCAGATCAAGACTGCTCCGTCCGAGATCATCGCCGGCCTCCTCCACGGTAACAAGGCCGCGCAGAAGACCCAGAAGTACAAGGACTACGCCCAGCTCATGGCCTGGTGCGCCAAGGCGACCAAACTCCAGGTCCGCACCAACGCCGACACGCCCGAGCAGGCCGCCAATGCCATCGCCTTCGGCGCCTCCGGCATCGGCCTCACCCGCACCGAGCACATGTTCTTCGAGGGCGACCGCATCGACGCCATGCGCGAGATGATCCTCGCCGACACCCTCGAGGCGCGCGAGGAAGCGCTCGCCAAACTGCTCCCCTACCAGCGCGCCGACTTCTTCGGCATTTTCAAGGCGTTGAAAGGCTTCCCGGCGACCATCCGGTTCCTCGATCCCCCGCTGCACGAGTTCCTCCCGCAGTCGAAGGAGCAGCAGATGGACCTCGCCCGCAAGCTGGACATCCCGGTGGAGAAGATCATGACGCGCGTGCACGAACTGCACGAGTTCAACCCGATGCTCGGTTTCCGCGGCTGCCGCCTCGGCATCAAGTATCCGGAGATCACCCGCATGCAGGCTCGCGCCGTGTTCGAGGCCGCCGCCGATGCGCTCAAAAAAGGCATCAAGGCCAAGCCCGAGATCATGATCCCGCTCGTCGGTTTCAAGAAGGAGCTCGATCTCCAGGTCGGCATCGTCCACGAGACCGCGAAGGCCGTCCAGGCCGAGAAGAAGGTGAAGCTCACCTACTCCGTCGGCACGATGATCGAGGTGCCGCGCGGCGCGCTCACCGCCGATGAAATCGCGCAGACCGCCGAGTTCTTCAGCTTCGGCACCAACGACCTCACGCAGACCACGCTCGGCATGAGCCGCGACGACTCCGGCAGCTTCCTCGGCGCCTACCAGGAGAACGAGATCGTCAAGAAGAACCCGTTCGCGTCCATCGACCAGACGGGCGTGGGCGAACTCATCAGGATCGCCATCGCCAAGGGCAACGCCACGCGTCCCGGCATCAAGCTCGGCATCTGCGGCGAGCACGGCGGCGACCCGGATTCGGTGAAATTCTGTCACCGCGTCGGCCTCGCCTACGTGAGCTGCTCTCCGTACCGCGTGCCCGTCGCCCGCCTCGCCGCCGCCCAGGCCGCCGTCGAGGAGGCGTTCGCCGCCGCGAAGAACGCTCCGGCCAAAAAGAAAAAGTAA
- a CDS encoding preprotein translocase subunit TatC, with the protein MPFMFFFVGQFVAPALHEREKKLVLPVCLSALALFVIGAAFSFFLLVPSTIRVSVELNHLFGFVTRWTPEAYYSLLMWLVLGVGAAFEFPLLIVVLVWLGLLTTRKLVGWWRHALLVIFIIAAIVTPTPDPVTQTVLATPLYALYWLAILVGRRVEKRRERREAALSSR; encoded by the coding sequence TTGCCGTTCATGTTTTTCTTTGTCGGCCAGTTTGTGGCGCCGGCGCTGCACGAGCGGGAAAAAAAACTGGTGCTGCCGGTCTGCCTGTCGGCGCTGGCGCTGTTTGTCATCGGGGCGGCGTTCAGCTTTTTTCTGCTCGTGCCGAGCACGATCCGGGTGTCGGTCGAGCTCAACCACCTTTTCGGTTTCGTGACGCGGTGGACGCCCGAAGCGTATTACAGCCTGCTGATGTGGCTGGTGCTGGGTGTGGGCGCGGCATTCGAGTTTCCGCTGCTGATCGTGGTGCTGGTCTGGCTGGGGCTGCTGACGACGCGCAAGCTCGTCGGCTGGTGGCGGCATGCGTTGCTGGTGATTTTTATCATCGCGGCGATCGTCACGCCGACGCCCGATCCGGTCACGCAAACTGTCCTGGCGACACCGCTCTATGCGCTCTACTGGCTGGCGATTCTGGTGGGGCGGCGCGTCGAGAAGCGCCGGGAGCGCCGCGAGGCGGCCCTGTCTTCCCGCTGA